The DNA segment gtgtagccccgaatgtggctgaatattggttagaggccacagaacgaattatggatgatttGGACTGTTCCGTAGAGTAGaagttgaagggagccatatTATTGCTACGGGATGAGgtttatcagtggtggctcaccgtgagaGATGGGAGCCCAGCTGACAgggtgacttgggagctgtttaagacggCCTTCAAGGGAAAGTATGTTGGgacgagttatgtggatgcccgcagGAAAGAATTTCTGAATCTGGTTCAAGGGGGTAAGACAATTGTTAAGTACAaggctgagtttctgaggctgagtcGTTATACCGTAGGGAtagtcgctacagagtatgaacGTAGTGTGCGTTTCGAAGATGGTCTTAGAGATGAACTTATGGTGCtaattgctccgcagagggagcgcgACTTTGCTGCTTTGGTGGAGAAAGCTATGATAGCTGAGGAGGTGAAGCGTACTGAAAGACAAAATCATGAAAAGGATCAGAACCGTTTTCGGAGGGATTCGGGCCCCTCGGGTGGTGCAAGCAGGAGTGTTAAAAGAGCAAGAGTAGAAaagccagttcgagcagttctgatgaatgttgttagaccaCAAGTTTGTGGGGACTATGGTAAAGTACATTTGGGAGAGTGTAGGAAATGTTCTAGTGCTTGTTTTCagtgcggatctatggagca comes from the Gossypium hirsutum isolate 1008001.06 chromosome A06, Gossypium_hirsutum_v2.1, whole genome shotgun sequence genome and includes:
- the LOC107956435 gene encoding uncharacterized protein codes for the protein MSTRATRGRGRGRGRGSTWAGSSSSGHMSTVDAPKLKGAILLLRDEVYQWWLTVRDGSPADRVTWELFKTAFKGKYVGTSYVDARRKEFLNLVQGGKTIVKYKAEFLRLSRYTVGIVATEYERSVRFEDGLRDELMVLIAPQRERDFAALVEKAMIAEEVKRTERQNHEKDQNRFRRDSGPSGGASRSVKRARVEKPVRAVLMNVVRPQVCGDYGKVHLGECRKCSSACFQCGSMEHKVKDCPQRTDQVQLAE